One stretch of Cyanobium sp. Tous-M-B4 DNA includes these proteins:
- a CDS encoding DUF547 domain-containing protein yields the protein MLPARHRGPLILLCGVLLLGIAGCDRGPEDLLARSTSSTTVASSTPQLPLDPAEFNAVLAWVVNGRGMVNYAALQRQPAQLDRYLQALADLSPARFASWSEAEQIALLINAYNALTLRSIIDHDPIRPSIKAIPGVWKLRRHSVIGQRLTLDEIEHRILRREYNEPRIHAALVCAAISCPPLRSEAYTGPELDRQLEDQTNRWLASSEGLRIDREAGTVAISSIFQWFAEDWPRADPSATPVPGHKKESAVLHFIARHRPAEDRPLLLGGDFRLEYLPYNWSLNRQSP from the coding sequence ATGCTCCCCGCCCGTCACCGAGGCCCGTTGATCCTGCTCTGCGGCGTGTTGCTGCTCGGCATCGCGGGCTGCGACCGAGGGCCCGAGGACTTGCTGGCCCGCTCCACCAGCAGCACCACGGTGGCGTCCTCCACGCCCCAGCTTCCCTTGGATCCAGCTGAGTTCAACGCTGTACTGGCGTGGGTTGTGAATGGCCGCGGCATGGTCAACTATGCGGCCTTGCAGCGGCAACCCGCCCAGCTCGATCGCTACCTCCAGGCGCTGGCCGACCTTTCTCCCGCTCGCTTCGCCTCCTGGTCTGAGGCAGAACAGATCGCCCTGCTGATCAACGCCTACAACGCCCTGACCCTGCGCTCGATCATTGATCACGATCCGATCCGGCCGAGCATCAAGGCGATTCCTGGAGTGTGGAAACTGCGCCGTCACTCGGTGATTGGCCAGCGCCTCACCCTCGATGAAATCGAGCACCGGATTCTGCGGCGCGAGTACAACGAACCCCGCATCCACGCAGCCCTGGTGTGTGCAGCCATCAGCTGCCCGCCGCTGCGGAGCGAGGCCTACACGGGTCCGGAGCTGGACCGGCAGCTGGAGGATCAGACCAACCGCTGGCTGGCCAGCAGCGAGGGTCTGCGGATAGATCGGGAAGCCGGCACGGTGGCCATTTCCTCGATCTTTCAGTGGTTCGCCGAAGATTGGCCGCGTGCTGACCCCAGCGCCACCCCCGTACCTGGCCACAAGAAAGAGAGCGCCGTGCTCCACTTCATCGCGCGCCATCGCCCCGCTGAGGATCGGCCCCTGTTGCTGGGGGGTGACTTCCGCCTTGAATACCTTCCCTACAACTGGTCCCTGAACCGTCAGAGCCCCTGA
- a CDS encoding TIGR04282 family arsenosugar biosynthesis glycosyltransferase, whose amino-acid sequence MILAKAPRPGAVKTRLAPALGQDGAARLAERLLLRTIGTACASGLGVVELCATPAPDDPAWRRRSWPPELVWSEQTDGDLGGRMAAVAQRVLASGANLLLLGMDCPELEVHHLQTAAVQLSGTDAALIPSLDGGYVLLGLRRFHPNLFDAVPWSTAAVCALTRERLRTLGWSWNEQCPLADLDEPADLDRLPKTIRGQLGIDHVSGSSATSGRPGPAQQHPGGDSGA is encoded by the coding sequence GTGATCCTGGCCAAGGCCCCAAGGCCAGGCGCGGTAAAAACCAGGCTGGCGCCGGCCCTGGGGCAGGACGGGGCCGCCCGCCTGGCGGAACGGCTCTTGCTCCGCACTATTGGTACTGCCTGTGCCAGTGGCCTCGGCGTGGTGGAGCTGTGTGCGACTCCCGCCCCCGATGATCCGGCCTGGCGGCGGCGGAGCTGGCCGCCGGAGCTGGTATGGAGCGAACAGACCGACGGTGATCTGGGCGGGCGCATGGCAGCGGTGGCCCAGCGGGTGCTGGCGTCGGGAGCAAATCTGCTGCTACTGGGGATGGATTGTCCTGAACTAGAGGTCCACCACCTGCAGACGGCTGCGGTCCAGCTGTCCGGCACCGATGCCGCGCTGATCCCCAGCCTGGATGGGGGCTATGTGCTGCTGGGCCTGCGCCGCTTTCACCCCAACCTGTTTGATGCAGTTCCCTGGAGCACCGCCGCGGTCTGCGCCCTCACCCGCGAGCGGCTGCGCACGCTTGGATGGTCGTGGAACGAGCAGTGCCCCCTGGCCGATCTCGACGAACCTGCCGATCTGGATCGCCTGCCGAAGACAATCCGTGGGCAACTCGGAATCGACCATGTTTCTGGATCATCCGCCACAAGCGGTCGGCCCGGCCCTGCTCAACAGCATCCAGGTGGTGATTCCGGTGCGTGA
- a CDS encoding FAD-dependent oxidoreductase, translating to MNSSAAPQTGRHARWRQMLLITAIAMVVTLFFALGLHRQLTLEGLQRAHGALLERRAQAPVLVAGTYMLIYVLVTALSLPGAAVLTLAGGAIFGLGLGTLLVSFASSLGALLAFLVARTLLRDLVRRRFGRQLAPIEAGVARDGVFYLLSLRLAPVFPFFLVNLLMALTPMRAASYYLTSQIGMLPGTLVYVNAGTQLAQLRGLGGILSPPLLGSLLLLALFPWLAKAATRRWQIWRLYRPWQRPRHFDRNLIVIGAGAAGLVTSYIAATVKARVTLVERAEMGGDCLNTGCVPSKALISSARLAARMRRADRYGLEPVEPRLSVRQVFARVAAKVEAIAPHDSVERYEGLGVEVLRGQARLLDPWTVAIQGADGEDQMLTARAIVLATGAEPVLPHWPGSEAVPLLTSETVWSWLGNCALEQPRMAVLGGGPIACELAQALAQLGLPITQIQRSERLLSKEDADVAVEVQRALETDGVTLLMGAQVLGFERQPGPQGAVTVRVRQGDEERAIACDAVLCALGRRARLTGYGLEELGIPTGATVTTNDFLQTNYPNIYAAGDVAGPFQFTHTAAHQAWYAAVNALFGNLRAFKADYRVIPRTTFTEPEVATVGLTEAEAEQQGITVDVTRFPLHELDRAIVESAEQGFVKVLTQPGSDRILGATIVGEHAGELLAEFVLAMKWGLGLGRIFATIHAYPTMAEANKFAAASWKKQRVPQHLMPWLRRYHAWRRRG from the coding sequence ATGAACTCCTCTGCAGCGCCACAGACCGGTCGGCACGCCCGCTGGCGCCAAATGCTGCTGATCACCGCCATCGCCATGGTGGTCACCCTGTTCTTCGCTCTGGGCCTGCACCGCCAGCTCACCCTGGAGGGCCTGCAGCGCGCCCATGGCGCCCTGCTGGAGCGGCGGGCGCAGGCGCCCGTGCTGGTGGCCGGCACCTACATGCTCATCTACGTTCTAGTGACGGCCCTGTCGCTGCCGGGGGCCGCAGTGCTCACCCTCGCCGGCGGGGCGATCTTCGGCCTGGGGCTCGGCACCCTGCTGGTGTCGTTCGCCTCCAGCCTGGGGGCCCTGCTGGCCTTCCTGGTGGCCCGCACCCTGCTGCGCGATCTGGTGCGGCGCCGCTTCGGCCGCCAGCTGGCGCCGATTGAGGCGGGCGTGGCGCGCGATGGGGTGTTCTACCTGCTCAGCCTGCGGCTGGCGCCGGTGTTTCCTTTCTTTCTGGTGAATCTGCTGATGGCGCTGACGCCGATGCGGGCCGCCAGCTACTACCTCACCAGCCAGATCGGCATGCTGCCCGGCACGCTGGTGTATGTGAACGCCGGCACCCAGCTGGCCCAGCTGCGGGGCCTGGGCGGCATCCTCAGCCCGCCGCTGCTGGGCTCGCTGCTGCTGCTGGCCCTGTTCCCCTGGCTGGCGAAGGCGGCGACCCGCCGCTGGCAGATCTGGCGGCTCTACCGCCCCTGGCAGCGCCCCCGCCACTTCGACCGCAACCTGATCGTGATCGGCGCCGGTGCGGCAGGGCTGGTGACCTCCTACATCGCCGCCACGGTCAAGGCGCGCGTGACTCTGGTGGAGCGCGCCGAGATGGGCGGCGACTGCCTCAACACCGGCTGCGTGCCCAGCAAGGCGCTGATCAGCTCGGCGCGGCTGGCGGCGCGCATGCGGCGCGCCGACCGCTACGGCCTAGAGCCGGTGGAGCCGCGCCTGAGCGTGCGGCAGGTGTTCGCCCGGGTGGCAGCCAAGGTGGAGGCGATTGCGCCCCACGACAGCGTCGAGCGCTACGAGGGCCTGGGGGTGGAGGTGCTGCGCGGCCAGGCCCGCCTGCTCGATCCCTGGACCGTGGCGATCCAGGGGGCCGATGGGGAAGATCAGATGCTCACTGCGCGCGCGATCGTGCTGGCCACCGGCGCCGAGCCGGTGCTGCCTCACTGGCCGGGGAGCGAGGCTGTGCCGCTGCTCACCAGCGAAACGGTGTGGAGCTGGCTGGGCAACTGCGCGCTGGAGCAGCCGCGGATGGCGGTGCTGGGGGGTGGGCCAATCGCCTGCGAACTGGCCCAGGCCCTGGCCCAGCTGGGCCTGCCTATCACCCAGATCCAGCGCAGCGAGCGCCTGCTCAGCAAGGAAGACGCGGACGTGGCCGTCGAGGTGCAGCGGGCCCTGGAAACCGACGGCGTGACCCTACTGATGGGCGCCCAGGTGCTCGGCTTCGAGCGCCAGCCCGGCCCACAGGGTGCGGTAACAGTGCGGGTGCGGCAGGGGGACGAGGAGCGGGCGATCGCCTGCGATGCCGTGCTCTGCGCCCTAGGCCGCCGCGCCCGGCTCACGGGCTACGGCCTGGAGGAGCTGGGCATTCCTACCGGCGCCACGGTCACCACCAACGACTTCCTGCAGACCAACTACCCCAACATCTACGCCGCCGGCGATGTGGCCGGACCGTTCCAGTTCACCCACACCGCCGCCCACCAAGCCTGGTATGCGGCGGTGAACGCCCTGTTTGGCAACCTGCGCGCCTTCAAGGCCGACTACCGGGTGATTCCGCGCACCACCTTCACCGAACCGGAGGTGGCCACGGTGGGACTCACCGAAGCCGAAGCCGAACAGCAGGGCATCACCGTGGACGTGACCCGTTTCCCCCTGCACGAACTCGACCGCGCGATCGTGGAGAGCGCCGAGCAGGGCTTCGTGAAGGTGCTTACCCAGCCCGGCAGCGACCGCATCCTCGGCGCCACGATCGTGGGCGAGCACGCAGGCGAACTGCTGGCCGAGTTTGTGCTGGCGATGAAGTGGGGCCTGGGGCTGGGCCGGATCTTTGCCACCATTCACGCCTACCCCACCATGGCGGAGGCCAACAAGTTCGCCGCCGCCAGCTGGAAGAAGCAGCGGGTGCCCCAACACCTGATGCCCTGGCTGCGCCGCTATCACGCCTGGCGGCGACGCGGCTGA
- a CDS encoding glycosyltransferase family 2 protein — MFLDHPPQAVGPALLNSIQVVIPVRDEEQTLSHVIWQLQAQGLGRIRVVDNGSRDRSATIARHMGAEVLSEPSPGYGRACWRGCRNLDPAVRWILFCDGDGGDPLEELPRFLDQLSDHDLLLGDRTATAAGRAALTPLQRWGNWLATTLIALGWGFRYRDLGPLRLVRRSAFEAMGMRDRGYGWTLEMQVRAIELGLRVREMPVSHRPRLAGHSKISGRWGASVRAGSVILTTVGRSWLRRWQ; from the coding sequence ATGTTTCTGGATCATCCGCCACAAGCGGTCGGCCCGGCCCTGCTCAACAGCATCCAGGTGGTGATTCCGGTGCGTGATGAGGAGCAAACGCTCAGCCATGTGATTTGGCAGCTGCAGGCCCAGGGACTGGGCCGCATCCGTGTGGTGGACAACGGCAGCCGCGATCGCAGCGCCACCATTGCCCGGCACATGGGGGCTGAGGTGCTCAGCGAACCGAGCCCCGGCTACGGGCGGGCCTGCTGGCGGGGCTGCCGCAACCTCGATCCGGCCGTGCGCTGGATTTTGTTCTGCGATGGCGATGGCGGTGATCCGCTCGAGGAGCTGCCCCGCTTCCTGGATCAGCTCAGCGATCACGACTTGCTGCTGGGCGACCGCACCGCCACCGCCGCCGGCCGAGCGGCGCTGACGCCTCTGCAGCGCTGGGGAAACTGGCTGGCCACAACGCTGATCGCCCTGGGCTGGGGATTCCGCTACCGCGATCTGGGCCCTCTGCGGCTGGTGCGGCGCTCGGCGTTCGAGGCCATGGGGATGCGCGACCGCGGGTACGGCTGGACCCTGGAGATGCAGGTGCGGGCCATCGAGCTGGGTCTGCGCGTGCGCGAGATGCCCGTCTCCCATCGGCCCCGCCTGGCCGGCCACTCCAAGATCTCCGGTCGGTGGGGCGCCAGTGTGCGGGCCGGCAGCGTGATTCTCACGACAGTTGGGCGCAGCTGGCTGAGGCGATGGCAGTGA